Part of the Kangiella geojedonensis genome is shown below.
TTGGCTTTATCGCCTTTACTCTATTCACATCAAACCCTTTTGAGCGTGTCTTGCCGTTTATTCCAATCGATGGTTCTGACTTAAATCCTTTACTGCAAGACTTTGGTTTGATTGTACACCCGCCCATGTTGTACATGGGCTATGTCGGCTTTTCGGTGGTTTTTGCTTTTGCGATAGCTGGATTATTGCAGGGTGATTTGGATCACCACTGGGCGCGTTGGAGTCGTCCTTGGACGACTGTAGCGTGGATTTTCATGTCATTAGGGATCGCACTCGGAAGCTGGTGGGCATATTATGAACTCGGCTGGGGTGGCTGGTGGTTCTGGGATCCAGTAGAAAACGCCTCTTTCATGCCGTGGTTGGCAGGTACTGCTTTGATTCACTCGTTGGCAGCGACCGAGAAGCGTGGTGTGTTTAAGTCGTGGACTGTATTGCTTGCTATTTTAACCTTCTCTTTGAGCTTACTAGGGACTTTCCTAGTGCGTTCAGGTGTCCTAACGTCTGTTCACTCGTTTGCAAATGACCCTGTAAGAGGCCGCTTTATTCTAGTCTTCTTAGGCATTGTGGTGGGCGCTTCATTGCTTATTTATGCGATTCAGTCGAGCAAGATACGTTCCAAAGCCAACTTTGGACTTTTCTCTCGCGAAACAGCGCTATTGTTTAACAATGCATTGCTCGCGGTTGTGACTTTTATGGTCTTGCTAGGAACTTTGCATCCGTTGATTCAAGAAGCCTTTACGGGCGACAAATCTTCTGTCGGTCCTCCGTACTTTAATCTAATGTTTTCAATCTTCATGATTCCAATTTTGATTTTAATGCCTATTGGGCAGCAAATTAATTGGAAACAAGAGTCAATGAAACCGATGTTGACCAAGTATTGGCTGTGGGCGATCAGCAGTATTATTATCGCCTTAGCCGTGGTCATTATCATGGGTGGCATTGAACCGATGGCATTCGTGGGAACGACTCTAGGACTGTGGGTGTTAGCCGGTTGTGCTAAGTATGTTTTAGCGCAAGCCTCAAAAAGTACTTCGTTTGCCGTTGGCGTAAAGAAAATTAGTCGCAGTTACTGGGGAATGCTGGTAGCTCACCTCGGTGTGGCTGTAACGGTTCTTGGGGTTGTGCTGACTTCCTATTACAGTATTGAAGAAAACATCAAGATTCACCAAGGCGAAACGGTTCAGGTTGAAGATTTAGACGTTGAGTTCTACGACTTCAAGAATACTGAGGGGCCAAACTACATTTCTTCAGCGGGTAGTTTCCGTATTTATTCTGAGGGTGAGTTGATCACTGATTTGCACCCTGAAAAACGCAAGTACAATGCCTCAAAAATGGTTATGACCGAAGCAGATATTGATGCTGGATTATTCAGAGATATTTACGTGGTTATGGGCGAGCCGCTAGACGACGGTGCTTGGGCTATTAGTGTTTACTACAAACCTTTTGTGCGTTGGATTTGGTTAGGCTCAATTTTTATGGCTTTGGGTGGTTTGTTAGCAGTCTCTGACAAACGTTATCGTCAAAGACGCCGTGAACGAAAGCAAGCCAAATCAGAAACGACAAGTGTCGAGGAGGGGCAGGGTGAATAAGAAGTTAGTGTTAGCGGTAGCGCCAATCGTTACCTTCATCATCTTAGTCATTTTCTTTTGGTTTGCGTTAGAAAAAGATCCTAAAAAATTAAACTCAACCTTGATCGATAAACCGGTTCCTGACTTTAAATTATCAGCGCTACAAAATCCTGAGCGTGTGTATACGACAGATTCATTACCCGATGAATTATTTCTGCTGAATGTCTGGGGGACTTGGTGTGGCCCTTGCCACATTGAACACCCTTATTTAATGAAGTTCTCACAAAAATATCCAGTGCCTATCGTTGGGGTTAACTATAAAGACCAAGCGAGAGATGCCTTAGAGTTCCTAGAACAGAAAGGTAACCCATATTCAATGGTGATCGCTGATGTTGACGGACAGCTGGGTATTGACCTAGGCGTTTATGGTGCTCCTGAGACATTTGTCGTGGATAGCGATGGCAAAGTGAGATTTCGTTATGTAGGGGTGATTGATGACCGTGTTTGGAATAGCAAAATATTACCGGTGATCGAGCAAGTTCAAGGGTATCCTTTAGAGCAGGTGCAAAAAGAAGCAGCCGAGAATAATAGTGAGGGAATGAAATAATGAAACAGTTAGTAGCCACAATCGCCTTATTAGTGAGCTTACAAGCTTTTGCTGTTATCGAAACCTATGAGTTCAAAACAGAAGAGCAAGAACAGCTTTATACGGATATTATCAATGAGCTCCGTTGCCCAAAGTGCCAAAATCAAACCATCGCTGAGTCTAATGCTGGTTTGTCAGAAGATTTGAGGTATATCGTTTATCAGCAGGTCAGCAACGGCTCCAGCAAGCGAGAAATTCTAGCTTATATGCAAGAGCGTTACGGTGACTTTGTGCTTTATGATCCGCCAGTAAAGCCATCAAACTACTTTCTATGGTTCGCACCACTAGCAGTGTTCATGATTATTTTAATTACTGTGTTGCTAAAGGTTGGGCGCCGTAAAGTAAAACCAGAACAAGCTGAAACTGGGGAAGAATAACTGATGTTGGTTTGGGTCGCATTTGTATTAATTGCCTTGGTATGGGCTGCATGGTTATTTGGACAAGTATTTACAGGTAAGCATCGAATTATGGCTTATTTGTCACTATTGGTATTGGCAAGCCTTAGTTCGTTAGGCATTTACTTCTATCAGGGGGCTCATCAAGAGTTACAAGAGACTGCCGAGTTGCACCAGCGCTTAAGTGGCTTTGACCTCAAGCAGTTAGCAAATAAAGCGGACCAAAAAGAAATTACCATCCAAGAGCTGTTGGCCGAGTTAAGACTGCGAACGGAAAGTGATCCTAACAACTTTGAAAAGTGGCGTGAGCTTGGCAACATTTTCTTAAGGTTTGGTGAAGTGGCAAGAGCCGAGCAAGCTTACACCAGAGCGATTGCAGCTAAGCCTGGTTCCGAAACGAGAATCGAAGTGGCTCGCTACTTTATGGAGCAGGGTAGCCCAGAAGCTTTTGAGAATGCAGAGCGACATATCAACCTTGTACTCATGAATGAGCCAAACCATGAAGGTGCCTTGTTGATGCAGGGTATTAATCATTTCAAACAGCAAGAGTATCAGGCTGCGATTAGTTATTGGCAACAATTACTGCAATACAGAGATCCCGGTAGCGAATCTCACAAGTTAATTAGCAAACAAATCGAGCAAGCTCAACGACAACTTAAACTTTCTCAACTGAATCACATCACCGTTGTTATCGACAATCTGGATTCACTTCTACTGACGCGTTATAAAAAGGCGTTTTTCCTTGTTCGAAGCGAGAAGGGTGGCCCTCCAGTTGCGGTAAAGTCTATTGATATCGCTAAGCTTCATACCCCTCAAAAGATCACACCGAATGATGTGATGTTGCCCGGTGTTAATCTTTGGGATGCTGAGAATATTTATATTCAAGTTCGTTTATCGCAAAGTGGTTTAGCACAACCCGAGCCTGGTGACCGCTTTGGTCAGACCAGTGTGGAAAATTCTTTAACTCCTAGCGAAACGTTTCACATAGAAATCACGGAAAGCGTGGAATAGTGTTATCAAGGTGAATTTTTGCGTGACTTTTGTCTCAAAAAACGCCAAATTTAGACGATACAAAAAAAATCTGTAACAAATTCAGATATGGTAAGTCTAAGTTTCTGAATAACTTAACTAAAGTAAGCAATCTAGGAGTAAGTTCTATGTTAAACAAAGACAAGAAAAAATTAGCCGTAATCGTGGGCGCATCAATCGCAGCTTCTGCTGCAATGGGTACAGCCGTTGCAAATGACAACCCATTCGCGCTAAACGATCTTCAAGCTGGCTACGACCTTGCCAAGTTCGAAGCAGGTGAAGGTAAGTGCGGCGAAGGCAAGTGTGGTGAAGAGCATGCCAAAGAGCACGAAGGTAAGTGTGGCGAAGGCAAGTGCGGTGAAGGCAAAGCCGAAAAAGAAGGTAAGTGCGGCGAAGGTAAATGTGGTGAAGGCAAAGCCGAGAAAGAAGGTAAGTGTGGCGAAGGCAAATGCGGTGAAGGAAAAACCGAGAAAGAAGGTAAATGCGGCGAAGGTAAGTGTGGCGTAGCATAATCTTCTAAGCCTTAAAAAAATAGGGTGATGGCTCGTCCATCACCCATCCTTCCATTCACTCAACTTTATTAGGTGATCCTTTGTATCCAGTAACAGGTGCAGGACTTGGTTTAAGGCGTGACTTCATGAGAGAGTTTGAAGCGTTAGATGCTTCAAATATAGACTTTATGGAAGTTGCTCCGGAAAACTGGTTACCTTTTGGCGGGCATTTAGAGCAAGTCTTTGCTCAATATGCCGAGCGATTCCCTTTTGTGATTCATGGCTTGTCCTTATCTATTGGCAGCCCTAGCCCTCTTGATACGGCATTTGTAAAAGAAGTGGCAGAGTTTATCAAAAAGTATAATATCCGTTGTTACAGCGAGCACCTAAGTTACTGTAGCGATGATGGTCATATGTATGATCTGATGCCGATTCCATTTACCGAAGAAGCGGTACATTATGTTGCGGATCGAATTAAGCAGGTGCAAGACATTATTGGTCAGCGGCTCGCGATGGAAAATGTTTCCTACTACGCTGCGCCTGGACAAGAAATGTCCGAATTAGAGTTTTTCAAAGCAGTGGTCGAAGAGGCTGACTGTGATATTTTACTCGATATCAACAACATTTATGTCAACAGCATTAATCACAGCTATGATCCTAAAGAATTCCTATTAGCACTACCCAAAAATAGAATCGCTTACTCTCATATTGCTGGGCATTATGATGAAGCTGATGATTTAAAAGTAGATACGCATGGTGCCGACGTAAAAGATGATGTTTGGTCATTGCTGGACACTGCTTATGACCATTTTGGAGTATTTCCAACATTGCTTGAGCGTGATTTTAACATTCCAGCGATGCCACAGTTGCTCACTGAAGTGGACAAAATTAAGCAGTTACAAGATAAGTATAGTAGTAACCATAATCATCAACCAGCGATTGCATAGGGATAATACCTATGGCTCATTCACTACCTAAATTTCAAGAAATCCAATACCAGTTTTCAAAGAACCTTCGTAACCCGTCCGAGTTTGAGGCTCCAGATGGCATAGAAGCTCGAAGAATGAAGGTTTATCATGACTTGTTTTATAACAACATTGAGAACTTCTGCAAAAATAGCTTCCCAGTATTACGCAAAATCACATCGGATGATAAGTGGCATCGAATGGTTCGTGCTTTCTTTACGGACTTTAGAGCGGAATCCCCCTACTTTATCGATATATCAAAAGAGTTCTTTGTCTACCTTTCTGAGCATCGAAAGCCTGAGGCCGATGACTTTCCCTTTATGCTGGAACTGGCACACTGGGAGTGGATGGAGGTTAAAACGGTGTCAGCAAAAGAGGATATTCTCAAGATACCGCATGAACGGAACGGAGACTTATTCAATGAGCCCGTTGTAGTGTCGCCGCTAGCTCATAGTCTAGTCTATGAGTATCCGGTGCATAGAATTGGCCCTAGCTATATTCCTGATGAAGCTCCAGAGACGCCAACCTTCTTAATGATAAGTCGTAATCGCAAGCATAAGGTCGACTTCATGGAGGGGAACTCTATGACTTATCGACTGCTAGATATCTTTATTGAGCATCTACACGAGGGGCGACAAATAACGGGGAAACAGGCTTTGGAACAACTAATTGACGAAACCAGCTTTCCAAACCCTGAACAATTACTGAATGGCGGGCAACAAATCTTAACCAGTTTGCTAGAACGTGACATCATTTTAGGGACTGCCTAATTTAAGCATAGCGACTCTCTTTAGCGCTGGTCATAAGCGATTTGGTGCTTTATGATTAGCGCATATTAAGCATAGAAAGGTTATTGAGGAATGAAAAGTAACCCTATTATTATCATTTTGTTAGCGACATTGCTGACGGCCTGTGCCACAACAGGTGATAATCCCAAGGATCCCTATGAAGAGCGTAATAGGGCTGTCTGGGAGTTTAACCGCTCGATTGATAAAGCTGTTCTAAAGCCTGTGGCTGAGGGGTATCAGTATATTACTCCTGATCCCGTTGAAGCAGGGGTCTCAAACTTCTTTGATAATTTGGGTGAAATCTCTAACATCGTGAACTCTTTGTTACAGGCCAAGTTTGGTGATGCTGGCAAAAGCACGGGGCGCTTCCTGATCAATAGCACTATTGGTTTAGCCGGTTTATTGGATCCTGCTACTGAGATGGGGATTGATGAAAAAGATGAAGACTTTGGACAAACCCTTGCCGTTTGGGGCTTTGAGTCAGGTCCATTCCTCATGTTGCCACTAATTGGTCCTTCTAACCCAAGAGACGGCATTGGCTTTGCTGTAGATTCCTTTGGCGTTTATAGCCCGTATGACTCATTAAATGACTCACAGACAGAATGGACTTTACGTTCCTTGTGGTTAATCGATACAAGAGCTGAGTTATTACCGCTTGAAGAACAGTTGGAAGAAGCGTTAGATGAATACCTAATGGTGCGTGATGCTTATCTACAACGTAGAGAGTTCTTAATTTATGATGGTCGTCCGCCGATTGAAGATGAGTGTGAGTTTGAGGAAGACTGCGAAGAGTGGTAAAACTAAAGCATTATGCCAATCGAATTTAACGACACTTTAGTCATAGCAATTTCGTCAACGGCTCTGTTTGACTTAGCCGAAAGTCATCGTATTTACATGGAAAGTGGTGTCGACAGTTATGCGCAGTACCAAATTGATCATGAAGATGAAATGCTTAAGCCGGGTGCTGCTTTTGGCTTAGTAAAAAAGTTACTATCGTTAAACGAGACTAAAAAAGATACGCCAAAAGTTGAAGTGATCTTGTTATCACGCAACAGCGCTGATACAGGACTTCGAGTCTTTAACTCTATCGAGAATCATCAATTAAAAATCACCCGTGCAGCTTTTACCTCAGGCAATAGTCCTTATCTTTATGCTGAAGCTTTTGGAGCGCACTTATTTTTATCGACAAATCCAAAAGATGTGTTGCAGGCAATTAATGCCGGTATAGCTGCAGCGACCATTGTCTCGCCAACTCAGTCGAATAACGATAGCGATATTATTAAATTTGCTTTCGATGGAGATGCCGTTTTGTTTTCAGATGAAGCGGAACAAATCTTCCAGCAAGACGGCCTCGAAGAATTTACTCGTTCCGAAAAACAATCTGCGCAAAAACCATTAGAGGGTGGGCCTTTCAAAAACTTCCTCCAAGCCCTTCACAAGCTACAAAAAGAATATACCCAAGACAACTGCCCAATCCGTACAGCGCTAGTCACCGCGCGTTCAGCCCCAGCACACGAGCGCGTTATCCGTACGCTGCGCTATTGGGATATTCGTATCGACGAGGCTTTATTCCTCGGCGGCATGGATAAAACCAAATTCCTAAAAGCCTTCGGTGCTGACGTCTTCTTCGACGATCAAGAAGGGCATATCGACCGTGCAAAAAGCCACATCCCTAGTGGTCATGTTCCGAGTGGCGTCATAAACGAGTAATGAAATTCGGAAAACTTAAGCGCCTGACTATATTGCTAGCTTTTCTATTATTTCATTAGTAGTGGTACTTTTAGCAGTTGCAGTATTTTCAGGTGACGATCGAATTTCAAATACTAGGGGGCTGTTTTCTGTAGGATATTCAACCGGAATAGGTTTGTTATTATCATTGCTTCTAGGTGGGGTAATTGCACTGTTTGGTTACATAAGACACATCATAGAAAAAAGAAAGTACGATTTATAAAAACGAAGATCGCACAATTAAGATTTATAGCTTTTGCCTGACCACTACTTATATCAACTCTTTTAGAGTTAATGGTGAATTGGTGAGGTCTGAGTAATGGGGTACATAATAAATATACTCTGACCCCATGACTTTCATAATAAATATACTCTGACCCCATGACTTTTGAGAAGAGGCTTTAATAATATGTATAACGATACGCGTAACGGTTTCAATTCTTTGGGAAGGGAAGCTATGTATTATTACTACAGAAGGCCTGAGGCTTTCAAAAGAGACGCGTTCCAGTTGCCTTTATTTTATAGTGATACAATGAGGTTGCTGCATGATAACTTTTTATAGACGAATGTATTATGGGTACTTCTTATCATTGAAAGAGAAAGGAAGGAGCGTTAATGAGGCCGACGTTAGTATCTTTGTTGGTATGTCAAGATTTGTTTTTTATACAATAATATTGTTTTTCTTGCGGTATTACGGTGTTTTCAGTTTGACGAGAGAAAATGTTTGGTATGCTGTGATTTTCTTCGTGCTCTTTGAAGTACTGCTATCAAACTTTCTTTATGGGAAGAGTAAGTTGGAAAGAATAAAAATAGATTTTGACTCTTTAAGTGAAAATAAAAAAACCCTTTATAAGAAAGTAGCAACTGTCATTACTCCTATATCCGCTATTCTTTCAATTGGAGTTTTGTATTTCACATATGGAGCATGATTGGAATTTGAGCAGATGGTTTGCTAACTTGATTCGGAGCAATAACAGTAGCCCTCGGAAAGCTGTCTGGTTTAGGTGTGTAAGTGTGGGCAGTAGAGGTCGGAATTGAGCAAACGTAGCCTCGACGAGCGTTAGCGAACTCGAGGTTTCTTCTTATTAGTTTTCATCCTCGCTTTCCAGCTCTACTTTTGTCTCAAGAGCAATAGCCCACATTGCTTGGATGAAGTCCAAGCCGCTGCAAAGGTGGGTATGAACCATCAAGTTATCGATTTCGTGGAATTGTCCATTGCCCATCAACTTATAAATGGTATTTCTGGCTTGGACGATATTTTGCTCCATATCTGTATAAATGATTGGGGTACAGCAGACCCAGAAACCCGGTTCGAAGGGCCTGTATAGTTTTCAACGATAATTCCTCTGGCGACTTTGTATAGGGCTTCTTCGCTGTTAAAAGTCACCAGCTCCCAATCTTTAATCACGCAATCAACTCTACCCATAACCAACCTCGCTCAATGTTATGTGTCGCTTATCCAGACTAAAAGCGTAGCAACTATTGTCGTTGGCTGTTTCTATAAGAACGGTGGCTAGTGGGTAATTATCTCGGCTAGGGAATATTGGAATCGGTGGCTAGGGCTAATGATTTTGTCGGCTAAAAGGCGTAATGCCATACAGTTAAAATCTACCACTATGTAAAAAATAGTAGCATAATGCGTTGAAATCTGTAGTATTTATGGTTGCGCAAATAATAAATAACTAATGTGGGGACCAATATGTCAACTTTAAACAAGTTCTTAACCGAGCTAGGTACTAACGCTAAATTACTGGAAGACTACAAAGCAGAGCCTGTTGCGACAATGAAAGCTGCGGGTTTAAATAGTGATGAAATTGATGCTGTTCAACATGCCAATATTGCTAAAGTGAAGGAATTGATAGGTGATGGGGGAGAGTATCCAGTTGTTGTTCATAATGTAAAAGAGCATAACTTGTAATTTTCAGGTGAAGAAGCTTGCATTAATTCTGGTTCTGCTTTTAGTATTCGACTTGGCAAATGCGGATATTGAACAGGACCTAAAGCTACTAAGGGAAAGCAACACGAGTGACTCCAGTCAAGCCTTTCGCTTGATACAGGATCTACAAAGTCGGTGGGACGAGTTTGAAAGTGACGAGCAAAAAGCACGATTTTATATTCAAGAATCGTATTTCCATATACTGAAATCCGAGAGTCA
Proteins encoded:
- a CDS encoding heme lyase CcmF/NrfE family subunit, producing MIPELGNFLLIMAFINAIFLGVLSFIGAHYQHKGLMQFSKRASVSIFVLILASFVCLTISFINNDFSVAYVANHSNTQLPIHYRISAVWGAHEGSLLLWVLILTGWMAAVAIFSKSLPKPLITRVLGVMGFIAIGFIAFTLFTSNPFERVLPFIPIDGSDLNPLLQDFGLIVHPPMLYMGYVGFSVVFAFAIAGLLQGDLDHHWARWSRPWTTVAWIFMSLGIALGSWWAYYELGWGGWWFWDPVENASFMPWLAGTALIHSLAATEKRGVFKSWTVLLAILTFSLSLLGTFLVRSGVLTSVHSFANDPVRGRFILVFLGIVVGASLLIYAIQSSKIRSKANFGLFSRETALLFNNALLAVVTFMVLLGTLHPLIQEAFTGDKSSVGPPYFNLMFSIFMIPILILMPIGQQINWKQESMKPMLTKYWLWAISSIIIALAVVIIMGGIEPMAFVGTTLGLWVLAGCAKYVLAQASKSTSFAVGVKKISRSYWGMLVAHLGVAVTVLGVVLTSYYSIEENIKIHQGETVQVEDLDVEFYDFKNTEGPNYISSAGSFRIYSEGELITDLHPEKRKYNASKMVMTEADIDAGLFRDIYVVMGEPLDDGAWAISVYYKPFVRWIWLGSIFMALGGLLAVSDKRYRQRRRERKQAKSETTSVEEGQGE
- a CDS encoding DsbE family thiol:disulfide interchange protein; this encodes MNKKLVLAVAPIVTFIILVIFFWFALEKDPKKLNSTLIDKPVPDFKLSALQNPERVYTTDSLPDELFLLNVWGTWCGPCHIEHPYLMKFSQKYPVPIVGVNYKDQARDALEFLEQKGNPYSMVIADVDGQLGIDLGVYGAPETFVVDSDGKVRFRYVGVIDDRVWNSKILPVIEQVQGYPLEQVQKEAAENNSEGMK
- a CDS encoding cytochrome c-type biogenesis protein, yielding MKQLVATIALLVSLQAFAVIETYEFKTEEQEQLYTDIINELRCPKCQNQTIAESNAGLSEDLRYIVYQQVSNGSSKREILAYMQERYGDFVLYDPPVKPSNYFLWFAPLAVFMIILITVLLKVGRRKVKPEQAETGEE
- a CDS encoding tetratricopeptide repeat protein, encoding MLVWVAFVLIALVWAAWLFGQVFTGKHRIMAYLSLLVLASLSSLGIYFYQGAHQELQETAELHQRLSGFDLKQLANKADQKEITIQELLAELRLRTESDPNNFEKWRELGNIFLRFGEVARAEQAYTRAIAAKPGSETRIEVARYFMEQGSPEAFENAERHINLVLMNEPNHEGALLMQGINHFKQQEYQAAISYWQQLLQYRDPGSESHKLISKQIEQAQRQLKLSQLNHITVVIDNLDSLLLTRYKKAFFLVRSEKGGPPVAVKSIDIAKLHTPQKITPNDVMLPGVNLWDAENIYIQVRLSQSGLAQPEPGDRFGQTSVENSLTPSETFHIEITESVE
- a CDS encoding HvfA family oxazolone/thioamide-modified RiPP metallophore; amino-acid sequence: MLNKDKKKLAVIVGASIAASAAMGTAVANDNPFALNDLQAGYDLAKFEAGEGKCGEGKCGEEHAKEHEGKCGEGKCGEGKAEKEGKCGEGKCGEGKAEKEGKCGEGKCGEGKTEKEGKCGEGKCGVA
- a CDS encoding HvfB family MNIO-type RiPP peptide maturase; its protein translation is MYPVTGAGLGLRRDFMREFEALDASNIDFMEVAPENWLPFGGHLEQVFAQYAERFPFVIHGLSLSIGSPSPLDTAFVKEVAEFIKKYNIRCYSEHLSYCSDDGHMYDLMPIPFTEEAVHYVADRIKQVQDIIGQRLAMENVSYYAAPGQEMSELEFFKAVVEEADCDILLDINNIYVNSINHSYDPKEFLLALPKNRIAYSHIAGHYDEADDLKVDTHGADVKDDVWSLLDTAYDHFGVFPTLLERDFNIPAMPQLLTEVDKIKQLQDKYSSNHNHQPAIA
- a CDS encoding HvfC family RiPP maturation protein, producing MAHSLPKFQEIQYQFSKNLRNPSEFEAPDGIEARRMKVYHDLFYNNIENFCKNSFPVLRKITSDDKWHRMVRAFFTDFRAESPYFIDISKEFFVYLSEHRKPEADDFPFMLELAHWEWMEVKTVSAKEDILKIPHERNGDLFNEPVVVSPLAHSLVYEYPVHRIGPSYIPDEAPETPTFLMISRNRKHKVDFMEGNSMTYRLLDIFIEHLHEGRQITGKQALEQLIDETSFPNPEQLLNGGQQILTSLLERDIILGTA
- a CDS encoding MlaA family lipoprotein; the encoded protein is MKSNPIIIILLATLLTACATTGDNPKDPYEERNRAVWEFNRSIDKAVLKPVAEGYQYITPDPVEAGVSNFFDNLGEISNIVNSLLQAKFGDAGKSTGRFLINSTIGLAGLLDPATEMGIDEKDEDFGQTLAVWGFESGPFLMLPLIGPSNPRDGIGFAVDSFGVYSPYDSLNDSQTEWTLRSLWLIDTRAELLPLEEQLEEALDEYLMVRDAYLQRREFLIYDGRPPIEDECEFEEDCEEW
- a CDS encoding 5'-nucleotidase, which codes for MPIEFNDTLVIAISSTALFDLAESHRIYMESGVDSYAQYQIDHEDEMLKPGAAFGLVKKLLSLNETKKDTPKVEVILLSRNSADTGLRVFNSIENHQLKITRAAFTSGNSPYLYAEAFGAHLFLSTNPKDVLQAINAGIAAATIVSPTQSNNDSDIIKFAFDGDAVLFSDEAEQIFQQDGLEEFTRSEKQSAQKPLEGGPFKNFLQALHKLQKEYTQDNCPIRTALVTARSAPAHERVIRTLRYWDIRIDEALFLGGMDKTKFLKAFGADVFFDDQEGHIDRAKSHIPSGHVPSGVINE